The stretch of DNA GCGACGATGCAGCATAATGGGTTGTCTCTCCTGCCATGCTCAGAGTGTTGCGGCAATCCAGTCCGGCGTGATCGCGCATTTGGCGATCATATCATGCGCGCCGCCTTCACTGAACAACCCGTACCCCGTCAGCAAAACCGCCTGCATGCCAGCCGCCCGCGCGCCAAGAACATCGGTATGCAGCGTATCGCCAACCATTGCCACCCGTTTCCGCTCAAAGCGACGGCCATAGACCTGTTCAAGTTTTGCAAACACCAGATCGAACGCCGCTGCATGCGGTTTTCCGTACCATCGCGGCTCGATAGCGGTGGCCTGCATGGCCCGCACCGCCCAATATCCCGGTTCGGCAGAGAAAAATCCCCCCAGCGGGGCGCTGATATCCGGATTGCCGACAAGCAGGTCGCACCCATCGCGCGCCAGCGCGGATTCCAGCCTCGCCTGAAGCCCGTCATCCCAGCCTGACGACCCAAGAAAGGCAAAGGTTTCGGCGCGATCAAACAGATCCGGATCCGCAGCGAAGGTCAGTTCATTGCTGCCACCAAGGGGGCGCGCAGCCGGACCGAGCGAAGCGACAACACGCCCCGACGCCACCTCCGGCAGGGCCGCCTCCAGCGCGTCCCGGCTCGACACCACCTGCGGACGGGTAATCGGCAGATCCCAGTCACGATATTTTGCCCAGCTTGCATCGGCCCCCTGACCGGCACCATTCGTCAGCACCATCACCGCAATGTCGCGTGACGCCGCCTGTTCCAGAACCTCGTGGATGCCGTCGATCGGATTTGGCCCGACATTGATCACGCCAAAGCCGTCGAGAATCAGCGCATCAACATGCGGCAACAGCTCGACAAGGCGGGATATCTCGCGCGGCGGTGCGGCCGGTGGGGCGGCTGACGGCATATGCGACCGCAGCGCCTCATACATCGCGATGATGTCATCAAGCGTGATGGAGTCTGGTGCCGGAATCGAAAGACCGGCAAGCGAAACGGTCATGAATGTCTCTATATCTCGGTTTTGTGCATCCTGGTTTGCGCAGGATACCGAAGCGCGATTGCAGTCGCCACAGCTATATGTCAGCATCCACAGCATCCTGCCCCGGGAGAGACGCCGATGCGACTCGAATCACTGGAAACCTTTATTGTCGGCACACCGCCACCTGGCTTTGGCGGGCGTTATTTCATCTTTGTGAGACTGAAGACAGCCTGCGGGATCACCGGTGTTGGCGAAATCTATGCCGCCAGCTTTGCACCGGAAGTCGTCTGCCAGATGGCCGGCGACATGTTCCAGCGCTATCTGGAGGGCATGCCTCCTGACCGGATCGAGCATTTCTGGCGACGGGCGCATGGATCCGGCTTTACCCACCGTCCGGACGCATCGGTCCAGGGCGTCGTCAGCGGACTGGAAATGGCCTGTTGGGACATTATTGGCAAGGCGCTTGACCGGCCCGTATATGCGCTTCTCGGGGGGCTGGTGAATGACCGGCTGCGAACCTACACCTATCTGTATCCGGACAAGGACCAGGATGCCGCCCTTTTCTACAATGATCCGCATGCCAGCGCCGAGGCTGCCGCATCCCGTGTCGCCGAGGGTTTTACCGCCGTGAAGTTCGACCCGGCCGGCCAATATACCGTCTATGACGGGCGCATGCCCGATCTGG from Alphaproteobacteria bacterium LSUCC0719 encodes:
- a CDS encoding HAD-IIA family hydrolase → MTVSLAGLSIPAPDSITLDDIIAMYEALRSHMPSAAPPAAPPREISRLVELLPHVDALILDGFGVINVGPNPIDGIHEVLEQAASRDIAVMVLTNGAGQGADASWAKYRDWDLPITRPQVVSSRDALEAALPEVASGRVVASLGPAARPLGGSNELTFAADPDLFDRAETFAFLGSSGWDDGLQARLESALARDGCDLLVGNPDISAPLGGFFSAEPGYWAVRAMQATAIEPRWYGKPHAAAFDLVFAKLEQVYGRRFERKRVAMVGDTLHTDVLGARAAGMQAVLLTGYGLFSEGGAHDMIAKCAITPDWIAATL